Part of the Candidatus Thiothrix putei genome, TGATTCCGTTTCTGTTTTCGACGGCTGCTTCGATTATGCTGGTGGTGACACCGCTGATGACCATGCGCTTGTTTGCGGAAGAGCGTATGAATCAAACCTTGACACTGCTGACGTCTGCGCCGGTTTCTAATACGCAAATTGTGTTGGGTAAGTATTTGAGTGTATTGGGGTTTGTGTTGCTGTTTGTTGGTTTGGTGGCGTTGATGCCAATGTCGTTGGCATTTGCCACATCGCTGGATTGGGGGCAATTAGCGGCTGCCGTTTTGGGGTTAATGTTGCTGTTGGCTGCGTTTTCCGCAGCGGGCTTGTTTTTGTCGTCGCTGGCACGTCAGCCCGTGATTGCCGCTGTGACTACCTTCGGTTTTTTATTGCTGTTGGATGTATTGTACCAATCCGGCAATGCACAAGGCTCCGCCAGTGAGTTGTTTGTGTACTTGTCAGCATTTGGACACTTTTTGTCGTTTGCTAAGGGGATGTTTGATAGCAGTGATTTGGTGTATTACCTGCTGTTTATTGTAGGGTTTTTGATACTCACCATTCGTAAACTCGACAATGACCGGCTACAGGGGTAAGCACCAATGAAAATGAGTAAAAGATCCCACCGTTGGATAGGGTTAAACAATGCCATTTTTTACCTGTTATTTGTAGTGGTGATTGGCTTATTGGGATTTTTCGGGCGTGAATTCAAATTTGCAGCGGATTGGACGTATGGCAGCCGGAATAGCTTGTCTGCACCCACGCAAACCTTGCTGAAAACCTTAGACCAGCCGCTGAAATTTATTGCTTATATTCCCGACAATCCTGCGTTGCAGACACAAGTGAGGGATTTGGTGGCGAAATACCAGCGGGTGAAGCCCGATACCACCCTGGAATTTGTTAACCCTGATCTTGACCCCACGCGGGCGCAGCAAGATGGCATTGAACATTCCGGGCAGCTTGCGATTCACCTTGGGGAGCGCAGTGAGGTAATGGATTCTGCCAGTGAGCAAACCATTGGCAACGCGATTCAGCGCATGAGCCGGGGTGGGGAGCGTCTGGTGGTGTTTTTGGAGGGGCATGGTGAGCGTCAACCCTTGTCTGGCGAATCCAACGGTATGTCACAATTGGTGGAAAACCTACAACGTAGTGGATTTGTGGTGCAGCCGCATCATCTGGTGCGTACTCAATCTATCCCCCAAAATGCGAGCTTCGTGGTGATTGCAGCCCCGCAGCAAGATTTTCTGCCCGGTGAGGTGACTGTATTGCAAACCTATTTGGAGCAGGGGGGCAATTTACTGTGGTTACAAGACCCCGGTGGGTTAAAGGGTTTGGAACCGTTAGAAGCATTATTGGGGGTGCAAATTCATGATGGCACAGTGATTGATGCCAATGAACAATTGCAGGCATTGCTGGGAATTAATCATCCGGCGGTGGTGCCTGTGGTGGATTATGGTCGCTCTGCCATTGTGAAAAATTTGGTAGGCAAGCAAACCCTGTTTCCGTTTGCAACGATGGTGGCGCGTGATCAACAAGCAGATGCTAAGGATGGTGCGCTGGCATGGCAAGCGGATGAATTCCTCTATACCTTGCCTGCCAGTTGGTTAGAAAGCAGTGGGGTATTGGAAGGCGCGGTGAAGTTCGATGAGGGCAGTGCTGATCAGCCGGGGCCAGTGCCGCTTGGTGTAAGCTTGGTGCGCTCATTGGATGAGAAGGAGCAGCGCGTCGTGGTGATTGGCGACAGTGACTTCATGCTCAACAGCTTCATTGGGCTGGGCACGAACTTAGATCTCGCCAGCAATGTGTTTAATTGGTTGAGTGCTGATGATAATTTGATGGAAGTACCAGTGATCCGTGCACCCGATACCCAGTTGAATCTGAGCGAAACAGCGGGAGCAGTGTTAGGCACATTTTTCCTATTTGTGTTACCACTGAGCTTGTTACTGGCAGGTGTGTGGATTTGGTGGCGTAGACGGAGGCGTTGAGATGAGTCATGCAACCCAAGCACGGCGTTTATTGCTGAATCTGGTGCTGTTGTTGATACTGGCAAGTTTGGGGGGCGTGGCTTGGTGGCACTCCCAACAGCCTGAACCTCAGGCAGAAACCTTGTTGAGTTTGACACGGGCGGATATTACCCGTGTCACCATTACCCGTGAATTGGGTAGAGAGAAGCCTGACATTATCCGCTTGGAGCGAGAGGGTGAGCGTTGGCGAATGTTGGAACCTAAACAGGTTGAGGCAAATGCGACTCGCGTTAGTCAGTTATTTACCTTGTTGGATGAGACGGTTGTTGCCAGTTACGATGCTGAGGGTAAGGACTTATCGCAGTACGGGTTAGCACTAGGGGGGGTGAGTATTGCGTTCAACGATGAGGTGTTGCAATTTGGGATGGAAAACCCTGTTTCGCGTAAACGTTACATTTTACACGCGGGAAAAATCAAGCTGGTGTCAGAGGCGGTGTACGGTTTATTGACGGGTGAAGCGACAGCTTTGGTGGCAAATAAGCTCGTGCCAGAGGGGCGCAACGTTAAAGCGGTATTATTGCCGGAGGGGTTTAATGCTAAGGCGGCAGGGTTGTTACAGAACTGGCAATCAGCCGATGCACTGAGGGTTGAGGCGTATGAAGGCGGTACGAGCAAGGGCAATATTATTCTGACATTGGATGATGGAAGCCATCTCGAATTTGAATTACTTTCTACACAGGGGGAACTTATTTTGGCGAATATTGCCACAAGACTACGTTATGTATTGGCTGATGCTCAGAGCATTAATTTATTGCCAATAAATTAATATGATTGATATGGTGTGGAAATATGCTGGTGCTAAAGTGGCTGTAAGAATGTATTATAGGGAGGATGAAATGAATCAATATTGTTCGGGGCGCGTTCGAGCAGTTCACAATCAGGGGATTCAAGCACTATGAAACAGCGAGTATCATTTTTCGGCGTTATTGCATTGGTTAGCGCACTCATGTTCCCCTCTCATTTTTTGTTGGCAGAAGAAATTAAAACCGATAAAGCTAATGCAACTGAGAGCCAGGAAACAGATCGTGTCATTGGTAAAGTGACGTTTCTAACGGGGCAGGCAGAGATGACGCTGCGTGATGGAACCATTGTGCCACTGGAAAAGTCCGTAGAGATTATGGATGGCAGCCGTATCGCGGTTAAAGATCGCAGTAAAGTGCATTTGAAAATGATCGACGAAGGCATCGAAAAGTTGGAAGCGAACACAACGTTTGATTTCAACGCCTACGCATATGATCCTGGCAATCCACAAGCCAATCGAATTAGTAAAACGATTTGGACTGGCGAAGTAACCAGTAAGACAGGCAAGGGTGGCGAAGATTTTAAAGACCGTTACCGCTTGAATTCACCGTTGGCGGCGATTGCGGTATTGGGTACAGAATACACGGTGCGGGTGGCTGATGGTGAAACCCAGATTGTGGTGCATACGGGCAGTATTTCGATCGCTAAATTGGGTGGCAGTTGTTTGTCATCGGGTTTAGGTGCTTGTGCCGAAGGTGAAGTGCTTTCAGAAAGCCAGCGTGGTTTTGCACTCGTGGTACGCGGTGATTTGTCAAAGCCTAAGCTAACGCCTGTCGCTACATTACCGCCTCTTTCTC contains:
- a CDS encoding GldG family protein, producing MSKRSHRWIGLNNAIFYLLFVVVIGLLGFFGREFKFAADWTYGSRNSLSAPTQTLLKTLDQPLKFIAYIPDNPALQTQVRDLVAKYQRVKPDTTLEFVNPDLDPTRAQQDGIEHSGQLAIHLGERSEVMDSASEQTIGNAIQRMSRGGERLVVFLEGHGERQPLSGESNGMSQLVENLQRSGFVVQPHHLVRTQSIPQNASFVVIAAPQQDFLPGEVTVLQTYLEQGGNLLWLQDPGGLKGLEPLEALLGVQIHDGTVIDANEQLQALLGINHPAVVPVVDYGRSAIVKNLVGKQTLFPFATMVARDQQADAKDGALAWQADEFLYTLPASWLESSGVLEGAVKFDEGSADQPGPVPLGVSLVRSLDEKEQRVVVIGDSDFMLNSFIGLGTNLDLASNVFNWLSADDNLMEVPVIRAPDTQLNLSETAGAVLGTFFLFVLPLSLLLAGVWIWWRRRRR
- a CDS encoding DUF4340 domain-containing protein, with translation MSHATQARRLLLNLVLLLILASLGGVAWWHSQQPEPQAETLLSLTRADITRVTITRELGREKPDIIRLEREGERWRMLEPKQVEANATRVSQLFTLLDETVVASYDAEGKDLSQYGLALGGVSIAFNDEVLQFGMENPVSRKRYILHAGKIKLVSEAVYGLLTGEATALVANKLVPEGRNVKAVLLPEGFNAKAAGLLQNWQSADALRVEAYEGGTSKGNIILTLDDGSHLEFELLSTQGELILANIATRLRYVLADAQSINLLPIN
- a CDS encoding ABC transporter permease subunit, coding for MNAIWVIASTEFRRMFLSPLAWSILAVVQFILAWMFLLGVNEYTLQTQATAVGAEDMAGISEAMIPFLFSTAASIMLVVTPLMTMRLFAEERMNQTLTLLTSAPVSNTQIVLGKYLSVLGFVLLFVGLVALMPMSLAFATSLDWGQLAAAVLGLMLLLAAFSAAGLFLSSLARQPVIAAVTTFGFLLLLDVLYQSGNAQGSASELFVYLSAFGHFLSFAKGMFDSSDLVYYLLFIVGFLILTIRKLDNDRLQG